The following coding sequences are from one Haliotis asinina isolate JCU_RB_2024 chromosome 3, JCU_Hal_asi_v2, whole genome shotgun sequence window:
- the LOC137277339 gene encoding hillarin-like, translated as MEVSLGAQDEFPDTAKQRCLDFKWNNRYPRPELPRQKKDDVFVLDQYRMQDKKTKEVSIDDVNNMRDLVAKLTVGLVTDLDKVRAIFTWLGAQKVLSMDLSKSKIHDTVKGYLKIVQQDRSTYTEIMAMLCREARVPCVVLSGLAKGADYIVGEDVKGRSSWNAVYVAEGWRFIHVQWAFSRISGQENCDWVMLESESGRMCQDVPKKIGKEESVINEFFFLTDPEIFIHFCCPDEPHWQLLKLKVSVEKFTSMPYAQPHAFKSGITFKRSQSCSQKAEHGECRITLSAPTDSKPKLSYDLFLKRNELTDTSLLNGKEGLVIQGNIQSSGIIPFFMRCLVKGTYRLRIYKEFKEKKYWLCDFKIDSDEAKPFCSSFPFLTEIGWGPGPLAKHYGLYGFSNEDGLVLTHDATMVELSFKMSRTLTFQIQLKSDGKPDNELMHAAKLDIRYDQVRITVVLPDDGEYVLKIDARKESEKETDTRNILNYVIESDPKQRKYKGRDNAAQKKARQNMREAIRAGNRTVLSIAIDRFRKQECEDKGDLTKAIEVLDELDTKEDLRFAMLKNRFDKLENAITKAKNSPRSERFQSLVMAAIEQKDKLQVPVPANKGRPEVTKRTVADLKSYKTPPAIVHEILKATYMVLGEKSYMLDTWSNIRALLHKSGRESLDFRLQNDPGFDVNNDELLLSEGKAREILNQYDLQTIGKMSPASEALISQTMLLLERREEARMQDTEGNEDIGNDEA; from the exons ATGGAGGTTTCACTGGGAGCCCAGGACGAGTTTCCAGACACGGCAAAACAG AGATGCCTAGACTTCAAATGGAACAACCGTTACCCTCGACCTGAGCTACCAAGGCAGAAGAAAGATGACGTATTCGTACTCGACCAGTACAGGATGCAAGACAAGAAGACAAAGGAG GTGTCAATAGATGATGTCAACAACATGCGTGATTTGGTTGCCAAACTTACCGTAGGCCTAGTTACTGATCTGGACAAAGTAAGAGCAATCTTCACTTGGCTAGGAGCACAGAAAGTCCTGAGCATGGATTTAAGCAAGTCTAAAATTCATGATACTGTCAAGGGCTATTTGAAGATAGTCCAACAAGACAGGAGTACCTACACAGAGATCATGGCCATGTTATGTCG GGAGGCTCGTGTTCCGTGCGTCGTCCTCTCTGGGCTAGCTAAAGGGGCAGACTACATTGTCGGTGAAGACGTTAAAGGTCGGAGCTCGTGGAACGCTGTCTATGTGGCAGAAGGATGGAGGTTCATTCATGTACAGTGGGCGTTCTCTAGGATCTCAGGCCAGGAGAACTGTGACTGGGTGATGCTCGAGTCAGAGAGCGGGAGAATGTGTCAGGATGTACCGAAGAAAATAGGCAAGGAAGAATCAGTCATCAATGAATTCTTTTTCTTAACAGATCCTGAAATATTCATCCATTTTTGTTGTCCAGATGAACCTCATTGGCAACTGCTGAAACTGAAGGTGTCCGTTGAAAAGTTCACGTCGATGCCGTACGCTCAACCACACGCTTTCAAATCTGGCATAACGTTTAAGCGATCTCAAAGTTGCAGTCAGAAGGCCGAGCATGGTGAATGTCGAATTACCTTGTCGGCGCCCACAGATTCCAAACCAAAGCTATCCTATGACCTGTTCCTGAAAAGAAACGAGTTGACAGACACATCGCTACTGAACGGTAAGGAGGGTTTGGTGATCCAAGGCAACATACAATCCAGTGGCATCATACCATTTTTCATGAGATGTCTGGTGAAAGGAACTTACAGGCTAAGAATCTACAAAGAATTCAAAGAAAAGAAATACTGGCTGTGTGATTTCAAGATAGACTCTGACGAGGCAAAGCCATTCTGCTCCTCTTTTCCATTCCTCACGGAAATAGGGTGGGGTCCAGGCCCACTGGCTAAACACTATGGACTGTATGGATTCTCCAACGAGGATGGCTTGGTCCTAACTCATGATGCCACGATGGTCGAACTGTCTTTCAAAATGTCTCGGACGCTGACCTTCCAAATTCAGTTGAAATCTGACGGTAAACCGGACAATGAACTGATGCATGCAGCAAAACTTGACATCAGATATGATCAGGTTAGAATTACCGTGGTGCTGCCAGATGATGGAGAGTATGTTCTGAAGATCGATGCTAGGAAGGAGAGTGAGAAGGAGACGGACACAAGAAATATCCTGAACTACGTCATCGAGTCGGATCCGAAACAGAGGAAGTACAAAGGCAGAGAT AATGCAGCCCAGAAGAAGGCGAGGCAGAACATGAGAGAGGCCATCCGTGCTGGTAACAGAACAGTCCTGTCAATAGCTATAGATAGATTCCGGAAGCAGGAGTGTGAGGACAAGGGTGATCTTACCAAGGCCATTGAGGTCCTGGATGAGTTGGACACGAAAGAAG atttacGGTTTGCTATGTTAAAAAACCGTTTCGACAAGCTGGAGAATGCAATCACAAAGGCGAAGAACTCCCCTAGAAGTGAACGGTTCCAGTCACTCGTCATGGCAGCCATTGAACAGAAGGATAAGCTACAGGTCCCAGTTCCCGCAAACAAAGGACGGCCAGAAGTTACCAAAAGAACTGTTGCCGACCTCAAATCCTACAAGACACCCCCCGCTATTGTTCATGAAATTCTGAAGGCTACATACATGGTTTTGGGAGAGAAAAGCTACATGCTGGAC ACATGGTCCAATATCAGAGCCTTGCTGCACAAGAGTGGTCGCGAGTCCCTTGACTTTCGATTGCAGAATGATCCTGGTTTTGATGTAAATAACGATGAGCTTCTTCTGTCTGAAGGCAAGGCTAGGGAGATCTTGAACCAATATGATCTCCAGACTATAGGCAAGATGTCACCAGCCAGCGAAGCCTTGATTTCACAG ACCATGCTGCTTCTAGAGAGGCGAGAAGAAGCTCGGATGCAGGATACAGAGGGAAATGAAGACATCGGAAATGATGAGGCCTAA